Proteins from a genomic interval of Equus quagga isolate Etosha38 chromosome 13, UCLA_HA_Equagga_1.0, whole genome shotgun sequence:
- the RRAS gene encoding ras-related protein R-Ras, whose translation MSSGAASGTGRGRPRGGGPGPGDPPPSETHKLVVVGGGGVGKSALTIQFIQSYFVSDYDPTIEDSYTKICTVDGIPARLDILDTAGQEEFGAMREQYMRAGHGFLLVFAINDRQSFNEVSKLFTQILRVKDRDDFPIVLVGNKADLETQRQVPRSEASAFSASHHVAYFEASAKLRLNVDEAFEQLVRAVRKYQEQELPPSPPSAPRKKDGGCPCVLL comes from the exons ATGAGCAGCGGGGCGGCGTCCGGGACAGGGCGGGGGCGGCCCCGGGGCGGGGGGCCGGGACCCGGGGACCCCCCACCCAGCGAGACACACAAGCTGGTGGTCGTGGGCGGCGGCGGCGTGGGCAAGAGCGCGCTGACCATCCAGTTCATCCAG tCCTACTTCGTGTCTGACTACGACCCCACCATTGAAGACTCCTACACGAAGATCTGCACGGTGGATGGCATCCCAGCTCGGCTGGACA TCCTGGACACCGCGGGCCAGGAGGAGTTCGGTGCCATGCGGGAACAGTACATGCGTGCCGGCCACGGCTTCCTGCTGGTGTTTGCTATTAATGACCGGCAGAG CTTTAACGAGGTGAGCAAGCTCTTTACGCAGATCCTCCGAGTCAAGGACCGCGATGACTTCCCCATCGTGTTGGTCGGGAACAAGGCAGATCTGGAGACACAGCGCCAG gtCCCCCGATCTGAAGCCTCCGCCTTCAGCGCCTCCCACCACGTGGCCTACTTCGAGGCCTCCGCCAAATTGCGTCTCAACGTGGACGAAGCTTTCGAGCAGCTGGTGCGCGCGGTCCG GAAGTATCAGGAGCAAGAGCTCCCACCCAGCCCACCCAGTGCCCCCAGGAAGAAGGACGGGGGCTGCCCCTGCGTCCTCCTGTAG
- the SCAF1 gene encoding splicing factor, arginine/serine-rich 19 isoform X1 — protein sequence MEEEDESRGKTEESGEDRGDGPPDRDPTLSPSAFILRAIQQAMGSSLQGDLPNDKDGSRCHGLRWRRCRSPRSEPRSQESGGTDTATVLDMAADSFLAGLVSVLDPPDTWVPSHLDLRPGESEDMLELVAEVRIGDRDPMPLPVPSLLPRLRAWRTGKTVSPQSHSSRPPCARHLLTLGTGDGGPAPPPAPSSASSSPSPSPSSSSPSPPPPPPPPAPPAPPAPRFDIYDPFHPTDEAYSPPPAPEQKYDPFEPTGSNPSSSAGTPSPEEEEEEEEEEEEEEEEEEEEEGLSQSISRISETLAGIYDDNSLSQDFPGDESPRPDPQPPQPTPAPGTPPQADSTRAEGATRRRVFVVGTEAEACREGKVSVEVVTAGGAALPPPLLPPGDSEIEEGEIVQPEEEPRVALSLFRTRAARPPPAASAPPAAQPPPPPPAPRAPEGDDFLSLHAESDGEGALQVDLGEPAPAPPAADTRWGGLDLRRKILTQRRERYRQRSPSPAAAAPAGPPTRKKSRRERKRSGGEPKEAAAASAGVQPAPPAPASPWDSKKHRSRDRKPGSHASSARRRSRSRSRSARRRSRSPERRRGGSRRSRSREKRRRRRRSASPPPATSSSSSSRRERHRGKHRDGGGSKKKKKRSRSRGEKRSGDSDKAPAPAQPPSGSASLGAERDSRRRGAVPPSIQDLTDHDLFAIKRTITVGRPDKSDPRGPSPAPASSPKREVLYDSEGLSAEERGGKSSEKDRRRSGAASSSSSSREKGSRRKALDGGDRDRDRDRDRDRDRSSKKARPPKESAPSSGPPPKPPVSSGSGSSSSSSSSSSRKVKLQSKVAVLIREGVSSTTPAKEAASAGLGSIGVKFSRDRESRSPFLKPDERAPAEVAKAAPGSTKPKKTKVKAKAGAKKAKGTKGKTKPSKTRKKIRSGGSSGGSGGPGTLKKSKADSCSQAAGAKGAEETSWSGEERPAKAPSTPPPKVVPPPPALTPDSQTVDSSCKTPEVSFLPEEATEEAGVRGGAEEEEEEEEEEEEEEEEEEEQQPATTTATSTAAAAPSTAPSAGSTAGDSGAEDGPAPRVSQLPTLPPPMPWNLPAGVDCTTSGVLALTALLFKMEEANLASRAKAQELIQATNQILSHRKPPSSLGVTPAPVPTSLGLPPGPSSYLLPGSLPLAGCGSTPPTPTGLAAASDKREGSSSSEGRGDTDKYLKKLHTQERAVEEVKLAIKPYYQKKDITKEEYKDILRKAVHKICHSKSGEINPVKVSNLVRAYVQRYRYFRKHGRKPGDPPGPPRPPKEPGPPDKGGPGLPLPPP from the exons ATGGAGGAAGAAGATGAGTCTCGAGGGAAGACAGAAGAGTCGGGCGAGGATCGGGGCGATGGTCCTCCAGACAGAGACCCCACGCTTTCCCCGTCTGCCTTCATCCTG CGGGCTATTCAGCAGGCCATGGGAAGTTCCCTGCAGGGAGATCTGCCGAATGATAAAG ATGGCTCTCGGTGTCACGGCCTTCGATGGAGGCGCTGCCGGAGCCCACGGTCAGAGCCCCGTTCCCAGGAATCAGGGGGGACTGACACGGCTACT gtGTTGGACATGGCCGCGGACAGCTTCCTCGCGGGGCTGGTGAGTGTCCTGGATCCCCCGGATACCTGGGTCCCCAGCCACCTGGACCTGCGGCCTGGCGA GAGCGAGGACATGCTGGAGCTGGTGGCCGAGGTCCGAATTGGGGACAGGGATCCGATGCCCCTGCCCGTGCCCAGCCTGCTACCCCGTCTCAGGGCCTGGAGGACGGGCAAAACGG TTTCTCCACAGTCTCACTCTTCTCGACCCCCCTGTGCCCGCCACCTCCTCACCTTGGGCACCGGAGACGggggccctgccccaccccctgccccctcctctgcgTCCTCCTCGCCTTCCCCTTCCCCCTCAtcatcctccccttcccctcctccccctccaccaccTCCAGCACCCCCGGCCCCACCTGCCCCCCGGTTTGACATCTACGACCCCTTCCACCCCACCGACGAGGCCTATTCCCCACCACCCGCTCCGGAGCAGAAGTACGACCCCTTCGAGCCCACTGGTTCCAACCCCAGTTCATCAGCGGGGACCCCCTcccctgaggaggaagaggaggaggaggaggaggaagaggaagaggaagaagaggaagaggaggaagaaggcctGTCCCAGAGCATCAGCCGCATCTCGGAGACCCTGGCGGGCATCTACGATGACAACAGCCTGAGCCAGGACTTCCCAGGTGACGAGAGCCCCCGCCCGGACCCCCAGCCCCCGCAGCCGACTCCAGCCCCTGGAACGCCACCCCAGGCGGACTCCACCCGGGCCGAAGGAGCCACCCGCCGGCGCGTCTTTGTGGTGGGGACCGAGGCGGAGGCCTGTCGGGAAGGCAAGGTCTCGGTGGAGGTGGTGACGGCCGGCGGGGCCGCGCTCCCGCCCCCGCTGCTGCCGCCCGGCGACTCAGAGATCGAGGAGGGCGAGATCGTGCAGCCCGAGGAGGAGCCGCGGGTGGCGCTCTCCCTCTTCCGCACCCGGGCCGCCCGCCCTCCTCCCGCAGCCTCCGCGCCCCCTGccgcccagcccccgcccccgccgcccgcgccccgtGCCCCCGAGGGCGACGACTTCTTGTCCCTGCACGCCGAGTCAGACGGCGAGGGCGCCCTGCAGGTGGACCTCGGGGAGCCGGCCCCGGCGCCGCCGGCGGCCGACACACGCTGGGGCGGCCTGGACCTGCGCCGCAAGATCCTGACCCAGCGGCGGGAGCGCTACCGCCAGCGCTCGCCGTCCCCGGCTGCCGCCGCGCCCGCCGGGCCACCCACCCGCAAGAAATCGAGGCGGGAGCGCAAGCGCAGCGGCGGGGAGCCCAAGGAGGCGGCCGCGGCCTCGGCTGGCGTGCAGCCCGCCCCGCCGGCGCCCGCCTCGCCCTGGGACTCCAAGAAGCACCGCTCCCGGGACCGCAAGCCCGGCTCCCACGCCTCGTCCGCCCGCCGCCGCTCCCGCTCCCGCTCCCGCTCCGCCCGCCGCCGCTCGCGCAGCCCCGAGCGCCGCCGCGGGGGCAGCCGCCGATCGCGCTCCCGGGAgaagcggcggcggcggcggcgctcgGCCTCCCCGCCCCCGGCAACGTCTTCGTCGTCGTCGTCGAGGCGCGAACGGCACCGCGGCAAGCACCGGGACGGCGGCGgcagcaagaagaagaagaagcggTCGCGGTCCCGGGGCGAGAAGCGGTCCGGGGACAGCGACAAGGCCCCGGCGCCCGCGCAGCCGCCCTCGGGCTCTGCCTCCCTGGGCGCGGAGAGGGACAGCCGCCGCCGCGGGGCCGTGCCGCCCTCCATCCAGGACCTCACGGACCACGATCTCTTCGCTATCAAGCGGACCATCACGGTGGGCCGGCCGGACAAGTCCGACCCGCGAGGCCCCTCCCCGGCCCCGGCCTCGTCGCCCAAGCGCGAGGTCCTGTATGACTCGGAGGGACTGAGCGCCGAGGAGCGGGGCGGCAAGAGCAGTGAGAAGGACCGGCGCCGCTCTggggccgcctcctcctcctcctcttcccggGAGAAGGGATCGCGGCGGAAGGCCCTGGATGGAGGGGACcgggacagggacagggacagagATAGGGACAGGGACAGGTCATCCAAGAAGGCCCGGCCCCCCAAGGAGTCGGCACCCTCCTCAGGGCCCCCGCCCAAGCCCCCGGTCAGCAGCGGCTCGGGCTCCTCGTCCTCATCGTCGTCCTCGTCCTCGCGGAAGGTGAAGCTGCAGTCCAAGGTGGCGGTGCTGATCCGCGAGGGCGTCAGCAGCACCACGCCGGCCAAGGAGGCCGCGTCCGCCGGCCTGGGCTCCATCGGAGTCAAGTTCAGCCGCGACCGCGAGAGCCGCTCCCCCTTCCTCAAGCCGGATGAGCGGGCCCCTGCCGAAGTGGCCAAAGCAGCTCCGGGCAGCACCAAGCCCAAAAAGACCAAGGTCAAGGCCAAGGCCGGGGCCAAGAAAGCCAAGGGGACCAAGGGAAAGACCAAGCCATCCAAGACCAGGAAAAAGATCCGCAGCGGGGGCAGCAGCGGGGGCAGCGGGGGCCCCGGGACACTGAAGAAGTCCAAGGCGGATAGCTGCAGCCAGGCGGCCGGAGCCAAGGGGGCCGAGGAGACTTCCTGGTCCGGGGAGGAGCGGCCGGCCAAGGCCCCCAGCACCCCGCCCCCCAAGGTAGTCCCTCCGCCCCCTGCGCTCACGCCCGACTCCCAGACTGTGGACAGCAGCTGCAAGACACCCGAGGTCTCTTTCCTGCCCGAAGAGGCCACCGAGGAGGCTGGGGTCCGcggtggggcagaggaggaggaggaggaggaagaggaggaggaggaggaagaggaggaggaggaggagcagcagcctgCCACCACCACGGCCACCAGCACGGCCGCTGCCGCCCCCAGCACCGCTCCCAGTGCAGGGTCCACAGCCGGCGACTCAGGGGCGGAGGATGGGCCAGCCCCCCGGGTCTCCCAGCTGCCCACGCTGCCCCCGCCCATGCCCTGGAACCTGCCCGCTGGGGTGGACTGCACCACCAGCGGTGTTCTGGCCT TGACTGCACTTCTCTTCAAGATGGAGGAGGCCAACCTGGCGAGCCGAGCAAAGGCCCAGGAGCTGATCCAGGCCACCAACCAG ATCCTCAGCCACCGGAAGCCCCCCTCCAGTCTGGGGGTGACCCCAGCTCCTGTGCCCACCTCTCTGGGTCTGCCCCCTGGTCCCTCCAGCTACCTGCTCCCTGGCAGCCTCCCCCTGGCGGGCTGCGGCTCCacgcctcccacccccactgggctggctgcaGCGTCCGACAAGAGagagggcagcagcagctccgAGGGACGTGGGGACACAGACAAG TATCTGAAGAAGCTGCACACACAGGAGCGGGCGGTGGAGGAGGTGAAGCTGGCCATCAAGCCGTACTATCAGAAGAAGGACATCACCAAGGAGGAGTACAAGGACATCCTGAGGAAGGCTGTCCACAAG ATCTGCCACAGCAAAAGCGGGGAGATCAACCCGGTGAAGGTGAGCAACCTGGTGCGGGCCTACGTCCAGCGCTACCGCTACTTCCGCAAGCACGGCCGCAAGCCGGGGGACCCCCCGGGGCCCCCCAGGCCGCCCAAGGAGCCGGGGCCCCCGGACAAGGGtggcccaggcctgcccctgcccccccccTGA
- the SCAF1 gene encoding splicing factor, arginine/serine-rich 19 isoform X2 produces MAADSFLAGLVSVLDPPDTWVPSHLDLRPGESEDMLELVAEVRIGDRDPMPLPVPSLLPRLRAWRTGKTVSPQSHSSRPPCARHLLTLGTGDGGPAPPPAPSSASSSPSPSPSSSSPSPPPPPPPPAPPAPPAPRFDIYDPFHPTDEAYSPPPAPEQKYDPFEPTGSNPSSSAGTPSPEEEEEEEEEEEEEEEEEEEEEGLSQSISRISETLAGIYDDNSLSQDFPGDESPRPDPQPPQPTPAPGTPPQADSTRAEGATRRRVFVVGTEAEACREGKVSVEVVTAGGAALPPPLLPPGDSEIEEGEIVQPEEEPRVALSLFRTRAARPPPAASAPPAAQPPPPPPAPRAPEGDDFLSLHAESDGEGALQVDLGEPAPAPPAADTRWGGLDLRRKILTQRRERYRQRSPSPAAAAPAGPPTRKKSRRERKRSGGEPKEAAAASAGVQPAPPAPASPWDSKKHRSRDRKPGSHASSARRRSRSRSRSARRRSRSPERRRGGSRRSRSREKRRRRRRSASPPPATSSSSSSRRERHRGKHRDGGGSKKKKKRSRSRGEKRSGDSDKAPAPAQPPSGSASLGAERDSRRRGAVPPSIQDLTDHDLFAIKRTITVGRPDKSDPRGPSPAPASSPKREVLYDSEGLSAEERGGKSSEKDRRRSGAASSSSSSREKGSRRKALDGGDRDRDRDRDRDRDRSSKKARPPKESAPSSGPPPKPPVSSGSGSSSSSSSSSSRKVKLQSKVAVLIREGVSSTTPAKEAASAGLGSIGVKFSRDRESRSPFLKPDERAPAEVAKAAPGSTKPKKTKVKAKAGAKKAKGTKGKTKPSKTRKKIRSGGSSGGSGGPGTLKKSKADSCSQAAGAKGAEETSWSGEERPAKAPSTPPPKVVPPPPALTPDSQTVDSSCKTPEVSFLPEEATEEAGVRGGAEEEEEEEEEEEEEEEEEEEQQPATTTATSTAAAAPSTAPSAGSTAGDSGAEDGPAPRVSQLPTLPPPMPWNLPAGVDCTTSGVLALTALLFKMEEANLASRAKAQELIQATNQILSHRKPPSSLGVTPAPVPTSLGLPPGPSSYLLPGSLPLAGCGSTPPTPTGLAAASDKREGSSSSEGRGDTDKYLKKLHTQERAVEEVKLAIKPYYQKKDITKEEYKDILRKAVHKICHSKSGEINPVKVSNLVRAYVQRYRYFRKHGRKPGDPPGPPRPPKEPGPPDKGGPGLPLPPP; encoded by the exons ATGGCCGCGGACAGCTTCCTCGCGGGGCTGGTGAGTGTCCTGGATCCCCCGGATACCTGGGTCCCCAGCCACCTGGACCTGCGGCCTGGCGA GAGCGAGGACATGCTGGAGCTGGTGGCCGAGGTCCGAATTGGGGACAGGGATCCGATGCCCCTGCCCGTGCCCAGCCTGCTACCCCGTCTCAGGGCCTGGAGGACGGGCAAAACGG TTTCTCCACAGTCTCACTCTTCTCGACCCCCCTGTGCCCGCCACCTCCTCACCTTGGGCACCGGAGACGggggccctgccccaccccctgccccctcctctgcgTCCTCCTCGCCTTCCCCTTCCCCCTCAtcatcctccccttcccctcctccccctccaccaccTCCAGCACCCCCGGCCCCACCTGCCCCCCGGTTTGACATCTACGACCCCTTCCACCCCACCGACGAGGCCTATTCCCCACCACCCGCTCCGGAGCAGAAGTACGACCCCTTCGAGCCCACTGGTTCCAACCCCAGTTCATCAGCGGGGACCCCCTcccctgaggaggaagaggaggaggaggaggaggaagaggaagaggaagaagaggaagaggaggaagaaggcctGTCCCAGAGCATCAGCCGCATCTCGGAGACCCTGGCGGGCATCTACGATGACAACAGCCTGAGCCAGGACTTCCCAGGTGACGAGAGCCCCCGCCCGGACCCCCAGCCCCCGCAGCCGACTCCAGCCCCTGGAACGCCACCCCAGGCGGACTCCACCCGGGCCGAAGGAGCCACCCGCCGGCGCGTCTTTGTGGTGGGGACCGAGGCGGAGGCCTGTCGGGAAGGCAAGGTCTCGGTGGAGGTGGTGACGGCCGGCGGGGCCGCGCTCCCGCCCCCGCTGCTGCCGCCCGGCGACTCAGAGATCGAGGAGGGCGAGATCGTGCAGCCCGAGGAGGAGCCGCGGGTGGCGCTCTCCCTCTTCCGCACCCGGGCCGCCCGCCCTCCTCCCGCAGCCTCCGCGCCCCCTGccgcccagcccccgcccccgccgcccgcgccccgtGCCCCCGAGGGCGACGACTTCTTGTCCCTGCACGCCGAGTCAGACGGCGAGGGCGCCCTGCAGGTGGACCTCGGGGAGCCGGCCCCGGCGCCGCCGGCGGCCGACACACGCTGGGGCGGCCTGGACCTGCGCCGCAAGATCCTGACCCAGCGGCGGGAGCGCTACCGCCAGCGCTCGCCGTCCCCGGCTGCCGCCGCGCCCGCCGGGCCACCCACCCGCAAGAAATCGAGGCGGGAGCGCAAGCGCAGCGGCGGGGAGCCCAAGGAGGCGGCCGCGGCCTCGGCTGGCGTGCAGCCCGCCCCGCCGGCGCCCGCCTCGCCCTGGGACTCCAAGAAGCACCGCTCCCGGGACCGCAAGCCCGGCTCCCACGCCTCGTCCGCCCGCCGCCGCTCCCGCTCCCGCTCCCGCTCCGCCCGCCGCCGCTCGCGCAGCCCCGAGCGCCGCCGCGGGGGCAGCCGCCGATCGCGCTCCCGGGAgaagcggcggcggcggcggcgctcgGCCTCCCCGCCCCCGGCAACGTCTTCGTCGTCGTCGTCGAGGCGCGAACGGCACCGCGGCAAGCACCGGGACGGCGGCGgcagcaagaagaagaagaagcggTCGCGGTCCCGGGGCGAGAAGCGGTCCGGGGACAGCGACAAGGCCCCGGCGCCCGCGCAGCCGCCCTCGGGCTCTGCCTCCCTGGGCGCGGAGAGGGACAGCCGCCGCCGCGGGGCCGTGCCGCCCTCCATCCAGGACCTCACGGACCACGATCTCTTCGCTATCAAGCGGACCATCACGGTGGGCCGGCCGGACAAGTCCGACCCGCGAGGCCCCTCCCCGGCCCCGGCCTCGTCGCCCAAGCGCGAGGTCCTGTATGACTCGGAGGGACTGAGCGCCGAGGAGCGGGGCGGCAAGAGCAGTGAGAAGGACCGGCGCCGCTCTggggccgcctcctcctcctcctcttcccggGAGAAGGGATCGCGGCGGAAGGCCCTGGATGGAGGGGACcgggacagggacagggacagagATAGGGACAGGGACAGGTCATCCAAGAAGGCCCGGCCCCCCAAGGAGTCGGCACCCTCCTCAGGGCCCCCGCCCAAGCCCCCGGTCAGCAGCGGCTCGGGCTCCTCGTCCTCATCGTCGTCCTCGTCCTCGCGGAAGGTGAAGCTGCAGTCCAAGGTGGCGGTGCTGATCCGCGAGGGCGTCAGCAGCACCACGCCGGCCAAGGAGGCCGCGTCCGCCGGCCTGGGCTCCATCGGAGTCAAGTTCAGCCGCGACCGCGAGAGCCGCTCCCCCTTCCTCAAGCCGGATGAGCGGGCCCCTGCCGAAGTGGCCAAAGCAGCTCCGGGCAGCACCAAGCCCAAAAAGACCAAGGTCAAGGCCAAGGCCGGGGCCAAGAAAGCCAAGGGGACCAAGGGAAAGACCAAGCCATCCAAGACCAGGAAAAAGATCCGCAGCGGGGGCAGCAGCGGGGGCAGCGGGGGCCCCGGGACACTGAAGAAGTCCAAGGCGGATAGCTGCAGCCAGGCGGCCGGAGCCAAGGGGGCCGAGGAGACTTCCTGGTCCGGGGAGGAGCGGCCGGCCAAGGCCCCCAGCACCCCGCCCCCCAAGGTAGTCCCTCCGCCCCCTGCGCTCACGCCCGACTCCCAGACTGTGGACAGCAGCTGCAAGACACCCGAGGTCTCTTTCCTGCCCGAAGAGGCCACCGAGGAGGCTGGGGTCCGcggtggggcagaggaggaggaggaggaggaagaggaggaggaggaggaagaggaggaggaggaggagcagcagcctgCCACCACCACGGCCACCAGCACGGCCGCTGCCGCCCCCAGCACCGCTCCCAGTGCAGGGTCCACAGCCGGCGACTCAGGGGCGGAGGATGGGCCAGCCCCCCGGGTCTCCCAGCTGCCCACGCTGCCCCCGCCCATGCCCTGGAACCTGCCCGCTGGGGTGGACTGCACCACCAGCGGTGTTCTGGCCT TGACTGCACTTCTCTTCAAGATGGAGGAGGCCAACCTGGCGAGCCGAGCAAAGGCCCAGGAGCTGATCCAGGCCACCAACCAG ATCCTCAGCCACCGGAAGCCCCCCTCCAGTCTGGGGGTGACCCCAGCTCCTGTGCCCACCTCTCTGGGTCTGCCCCCTGGTCCCTCCAGCTACCTGCTCCCTGGCAGCCTCCCCCTGGCGGGCTGCGGCTCCacgcctcccacccccactgggctggctgcaGCGTCCGACAAGAGagagggcagcagcagctccgAGGGACGTGGGGACACAGACAAG TATCTGAAGAAGCTGCACACACAGGAGCGGGCGGTGGAGGAGGTGAAGCTGGCCATCAAGCCGTACTATCAGAAGAAGGACATCACCAAGGAGGAGTACAAGGACATCCTGAGGAAGGCTGTCCACAAG ATCTGCCACAGCAAAAGCGGGGAGATCAACCCGGTGAAGGTGAGCAACCTGGTGCGGGCCTACGTCCAGCGCTACCGCTACTTCCGCAAGCACGGCCGCAAGCCGGGGGACCCCCCGGGGCCCCCCAGGCCGCCCAAGGAGCCGGGGCCCCCGGACAAGGGtggcccaggcctgcccctgcccccccccTGA